One Campylobacter concisus DNA segment encodes these proteins:
- a CDS encoding MetQ/NlpA family ABC transporter substrate-binding protein: MKFIKLLTASLVALSLHAADKDHTITVGVSPVPHAEILEFVKPKLKDKGYDLVISEISDYSIPNVATEDGSLDANFFQHLPYLEEQNKARGLHLVSVASVHVEPLGFYSKKIKDIKELKDGAKVAIAYDPSNGNRALRILEKAGLIEIDKNVKVATVNDITKNPKNLQFVELEGAQIPRTLDDVDIAAISTNFVLDLGMSVAKDALLLEDANSPYANIIVTRAGNENNPKIKALVDAVLSPDTKNFIITRYKGEVIPAF; the protein is encoded by the coding sequence ATGAAATTTATCAAACTTTTAACCGCATCTTTAGTTGCTCTAAGCCTTCACGCAGCCGACAAAGACCACACTATCACTGTTGGCGTCTCACCTGTGCCACACGCTGAAATTTTAGAATTTGTAAAACCAAAGCTAAAAGATAAGGGCTATGACCTTGTTATTTCTGAAATTTCAGACTATTCGATACCAAATGTCGCCACAGAAGATGGCAGCTTAGACGCAAATTTCTTTCAACATTTACCATATCTTGAGGAGCAAAACAAGGCTAGAGGCCTGCATCTTGTAAGCGTTGCGAGCGTGCATGTTGAGCCACTTGGCTTTTACTCTAAAAAGATAAAAGATATCAAAGAGCTAAAAGATGGCGCAAAAGTGGCGATCGCTTACGATCCGTCAAATGGCAACAGAGCGCTTAGAATTTTAGAAAAAGCTGGTCTTATAGAGATCGATAAAAACGTAAAAGTTGCAACTGTAAATGACATAACTAAAAATCCTAAAAATTTACAATTTGTCGAGCTAGAAGGCGCTCAGATCCCAAGAACGCTTGATGATGTCGATATCGCTGCTATTAGCACAAATTTCGTCCTTGATCTTGGCATGAGCGTGGCGAAAGACGCACTTTTACTTGAAGATGCCAACAGCCCTTACGCCAACATCATCGTCACAAGAGCTGGCAACGAGAACAATCCTAAGATCAAAGCTTTAGTCGATGCGGTGCTTAGCCCAGATACTAAAAATTTCATCATCACTCGCTACAAAGGCGAGGTCATACCTGCATTTTAA